From Sphingomonas hengshuiensis, one genomic window encodes:
- a CDS encoding gluconokinase: MGVSGCGKSTLVAHLAERLGCPAFEGDSYHSEASVAKMRAGQPLEDGDRWPWLDRLGAAIGDAVRERGIAVAACSALKRSYRARLEAAAGVPVRFVLLDGDRDAIGEQMRRRTAHYMPPSLLDSQFAALERPGADENALVLHCYRPIEVLGDAALAWVQAGMVAAR; encoded by the coding sequence ATGGGGGTGAGCGGGTGCGGCAAGTCGACGTTGGTCGCGCATCTGGCCGAGCGGCTGGGCTGTCCTGCGTTCGAGGGCGATTCCTATCATTCGGAGGCGAGCGTCGCGAAGATGCGCGCGGGCCAGCCGCTCGAGGACGGCGATCGCTGGCCGTGGCTCGATCGGCTGGGCGCTGCGATCGGGGATGCGGTGCGCGAGCGGGGGATCGCGGTCGCTGCCTGCTCGGCGCTGAAGCGCAGCTATCGCGCGCGGCTGGAGGCTGCGGCGGGGGTGCCGGTGCGCTTCGTGCTGCTCGACGGCGACCGCGATGCAATCGGCGAGCAGATGCGGCGGCGGACGGCGCATTACATGCCGCCGAGCCTGCTCGACAGCCAGTTCGCGGCGCTGGAGCGGCCGGGTGCGGATGAGAATGCGCTGGTGCTGCATTGCTATCGCCCGATCGAGGTGCTGGGCGATGCGGCGCTGGCGTGGGTACAGGCGGGGATGGTCGCCGCCCGCTAA
- a CDS encoding GntP family permease, with translation MTGDDIRLVIAAVAGIALAILLIVRGRLHPFLGLLCGAFAVGIFAGLPLGETSKAVQKGVGDIVGGTGLVVALGLSLGAMLHLSGAAASLATGALRLTGPKAAPWATLGIAIVIGLPLFFETGLVLLLPIVVAAAKALPDDGDRDAAKLRLIMPALAGLGVVHALVPPHPGPLLAVEALNASLGLTMLYGILIAIPVAILAGPVLARFVTPGVKLTEPVLSDHALDLLPPPRPVSLFIVLLPIVLIAAGELGKLVPGLAEAPWLAAASNPVLALLITNLVALPLLFGRRLSEAAIQDAVWFETMGAAGAILLAIGAGGALKQVLVSAGLSDLLARVVMLYSISPLLLGWLVAVGIRLAAGSATVATITAVGVMPGVVAASGASPELVVLAIGAGSVFFSHVNDPGFWLVKGYVGTTTADTFRTWSMLETVISVAGLAMVVALSYIV, from the coding sequence ATGACGGGCGACGACATCCGGCTGGTGATCGCCGCAGTCGCGGGAATCGCGCTGGCGATCCTGTTGATCGTCCGCGGGCGGCTCCACCCCTTTCTCGGGCTGTTGTGCGGCGCCTTCGCGGTCGGCATCTTTGCGGGCCTGCCGCTCGGCGAGACGTCGAAGGCGGTGCAGAAGGGCGTCGGCGACATTGTCGGCGGCACCGGGCTGGTCGTCGCGCTGGGGCTGTCGCTGGGCGCGATGCTCCATCTGTCGGGCGCCGCCGCCTCGCTCGCCACCGGCGCGCTGCGGCTGACCGGGCCAAAGGCCGCGCCCTGGGCCACCCTGGGCATTGCGATCGTCATCGGGCTGCCGCTGTTCTTCGAAACCGGGCTGGTGCTGCTGCTGCCGATCGTCGTCGCCGCTGCCAAGGCGCTGCCCGACGACGGCGACCGCGACGCCGCCAAGCTGCGGCTGATCATGCCCGCGCTGGCCGGGCTCGGCGTGGTCCATGCGCTGGTCCCGCCGCATCCCGGCCCGCTGCTCGCGGTCGAGGCGCTGAACGCCAGCCTGGGGCTGACGATGCTGTACGGCATATTGATCGCGATTCCGGTCGCGATCCTCGCCGGGCCGGTGCTGGCGCGGTTCGTGACGCCCGGGGTGAAGCTGACCGAGCCGGTGCTGAGCGACCATGCGCTCGACCTGTTGCCGCCACCGCGCCCGGTGTCGCTGTTCATCGTGCTGCTGCCGATCGTGCTGATCGCGGCGGGCGAGCTGGGCAAGCTGGTGCCGGGGCTGGCCGAGGCGCCGTGGCTGGCGGCGGCCAGCAACCCGGTGCTGGCGCTGCTCATCACCAATCTCGTCGCGCTGCCGCTGCTGTTCGGGCGGCGGCTGAGCGAGGCGGCGATCCAGGACGCCGTGTGGTTCGAGACGATGGGCGCGGCGGGCGCGATCCTGCTCGCGATCGGCGCGGGCGGCGCGCTGAAGCAGGTGCTGGTCAGCGCCGGGCTGTCGGACCTGCTCGCGCGGGTGGTGATGCTCTATTCGATCTCGCCCTTGCTGCTCGGCTGGCTGGTCGCAGTGGGCATCCGCCTTGCCGCCGGATCGGCGACGGTCGCGACGATCACCGCGGTCGGGGTGATGCCCGGCGTGGTCGCGGCATCGGGCGCCTCGCCCGAGCTGGTCGTGCTCGCGATCGGCGCGGGATCGGTGTTCTTCAGCCATGTCAACGACCCCGGCTTCTGGCTGGTCAAGGGCTATGTCGGCACTACAACCGCCGACACGTTCCGGACCTGGTCGATGCTCGAGACGGTGATCTCGGTCGCCGGGCTCGCCATGGTCGTGGCGCTTAGCTACATCGTATGA
- a CDS encoding DJ-1/PfpI family protein yields MAEPAPLHIAFLLYPDVTQLDLTGPAQILSRLGNVRLVLVAKTRDPVPTDAQFPLLPGATFADVPRTDILCVPGGFGTVAAMEDAETLAWVRQVAEGAQWVTSVCTGSLLLAAAGLLRGYRATSHWASRDQLAWFGAEPVAERVVFDRNRVTGGGVTAGIDFALALTARIRGEAHARFVQLSLEYDPAPPFDSGSPERADPATLARYRDMVSRFAPDRAEKVRAIAARSA; encoded by the coding sequence ATGGCCGAACCCGCCCCGCTGCACATCGCGTTCCTGCTCTACCCCGATGTGACCCAGCTCGACCTGACCGGGCCGGCGCAGATATTGTCGCGTCTGGGCAATGTTCGCCTCGTTCTGGTCGCCAAGACGCGCGATCCGGTGCCCACCGACGCACAGTTTCCGCTGCTGCCCGGCGCGACCTTCGCCGACGTGCCGCGCACCGATATCCTGTGCGTCCCCGGCGGCTTCGGCACCGTCGCGGCGATGGAGGATGCCGAGACGCTCGCCTGGGTCCGCCAGGTTGCCGAGGGCGCGCAATGGGTTACGAGCGTCTGCACCGGATCGCTGTTGCTCGCCGCCGCCGGGCTGCTGCGCGGCTATCGGGCGACGAGCCATTGGGCGTCGCGCGACCAGCTCGCCTGGTTCGGCGCGGAGCCGGTCGCCGAGCGCGTGGTGTTCGATCGCAACCGCGTGACCGGTGGCGGCGTCACCGCGGGGATCGATTTCGCGCTGGCGCTGACCGCGCGCATCCGCGGGGAAGCGCATGCCCGCTTCGTCCAGCTCAGCCTCGAATACGACCCCGCACCCCCCTTCGATTCGGGTTCGCCCGAGCGGGCCGACCCGGCGACACTCGCGCGCTACCGCGACATGGTGTCGCGGTTCGCGCCGGACCGGGCGGAGAAGGTACGCGCGATCGCGGCGCGCTCCGCCTAA
- a CDS encoding FadR/GntR family transcriptional regulator, with translation MQEGRLADRAYTAIVQIINEDGLTTGDRLPSEARLAETFGMSRSIVREALVRLAADGITEARRGAGSYVKRRPSERLGSHVPMQGLAATLGTYEVRFVLEAEAARLAAHRRSHAQMEAIEAALAALRAALLSSAPAHDEDWVLHRAIAEATGNTAFVMLFDRLHEEVIRILRAGVDISRSRPPEVIGAMMDEHDAIVDAIRARDADGAALAMRWHLSQGRKRLMP, from the coding sequence GTGCAGGAAGGCAGGCTGGCGGATCGCGCCTATACTGCGATCGTCCAGATCATCAACGAGGACGGGCTGACCACCGGCGACCGGCTCCCGTCCGAGGCGCGGCTGGCCGAGACCTTCGGCATGTCGCGCAGCATCGTCCGCGAGGCGCTGGTAAGGCTCGCCGCCGATGGCATCACCGAAGCGCGGCGCGGCGCGGGCTCTTACGTCAAGCGCCGCCCCTCCGAACGGCTCGGCTCGCACGTGCCGATGCAGGGACTCGCGGCGACGCTCGGCACCTATGAAGTGCGCTTCGTGCTCGAGGCCGAGGCGGCGCGGCTGGCCGCGCATCGCCGCTCGCATGCCCAGATGGAGGCGATCGAGGCCGCGCTCGCCGCGCTGCGCGCCGCGCTCCTCTCCAGCGCGCCCGCGCACGACGAGGATTGGGTGCTCCACCGCGCGATCGCCGAGGCGACCGGCAACACTGCGTTCGTGATGCTGTTCGACCGGCTGCATGAGGAAGTCATCCGCATCCTGCGCGCGGGCGTCGACATTTCGCGCTCGCGCCCGCCCGAGGTCATCGGCGCGATGATGGACGAGCATGACGCGATCGTCGACGCGATCCGCGCGCGCGACGCCGATGGCGCCGCGCTCGCGATGCGCTGGCATTTGTCGCAGGGGCGCAAGCGGCTGATGCCGTAA
- a CDS encoding glycosyl hydrolase family 28-related protein, giving the protein MASIVRAVASALIVAGLPLGSALAQTGQSVSAFATAPDDPAAVTVQARGDGIADDSAAIQAAIDAAAARPGGGIVFLPAGRHRITRTLYMWPGVRLFGVGRTRPVLLLAPSTPGFQRGVGSMVFFTGNQPGASPPGTHGAPMRGPVPVPPPTSVPFNPDIADANSGTFYSAMSNLDFEIGEGNPAATAVRFHTGQHSYLSHIDFRLGSALAGIYQVGNLGFDLRFHGGRYGILTEKTSPAWQYTLLDSEFDGQRDAAIREHEAGLTLVNTVLRNVPVGIEIDKGYGDWLWGKDVRFENVSKAGIVISNEGNAYTQIGFDNATARGTPVFARFRDSGKAVPGSEAPYRVKEFTYGLTLPGLGQPGSTATRMAIAPLKALPRRRDAALRALPAVAGWSNVRTLGAKGDNATDDTAAIQRAIDSHRVVYFPSGFYRVTDTLKLRPDSVLIGLHPSRTQIVLADDSPGFRGIGSARALIESAKGGDAIVSGLGLATGGVNPRATALLWRAGARSLVDDVKFQGGHGTNLYDGTRFDPYNANHTSDADPKKRWDGQYPSLWVTDGGGGTFNGLWTPNTYASAGLLVSDTDTPGIVYQMSAEHHVRAEIVLDRVRNWEFLAPQTEEEAGEGRSTIAFDIRNSRNILFANLHAYRVTRTLQPAPVAVQIEGSTDIRFRNVHVNAESGFSTCDANGCGTYLRASKYPYSNAIRDVTRGGEVREREFAVLDVTDAPPPAAAPTLAPVRKLADGFAALGGGAVDAAGRLYFVDRLSHRIHGWTEAGGLTTIADAPLDPVNLAVDRSGDLLVLSSDGPEGSVYSIAPDKPNAVRVIAPTPVSERRNARVALPGSFWVNGEFRDQYDSATDQFTTLAEMFARDAAAPKPREYVSPDGSLVLPAYRVWQQGPDNHLGWRFSDTLDTYGWTGGTVGARVYVANASENRSYSALLGVGGALTDLRPFAARGGESVVAGPDRRVYIANGQVFVHAADGAELGRIDVPERPLHLLFGGRDGRTLFILTHHAVYAATP; this is encoded by the coding sequence ATGGCCAGCATAGTGCGCGCAGTAGCGAGTGCCTTGATCGTGGCGGGGTTGCCGCTGGGCAGCGCGCTTGCGCAGACGGGGCAGTCGGTGTCCGCCTTCGCGACCGCCCCCGACGATCCCGCTGCCGTGACGGTGCAGGCGCGCGGCGACGGCATCGCCGACGACAGCGCCGCGATCCAGGCGGCGATCGACGCCGCGGCGGCCCGGCCCGGCGGCGGCATCGTGTTCCTGCCCGCCGGGCGCCACCGCATCACCCGCACGCTGTATATGTGGCCGGGCGTGCGGCTGTTCGGCGTCGGGCGGACGCGCCCGGTGCTGCTGCTCGCGCCCTCGACTCCGGGGTTTCAGCGCGGCGTCGGCAGCATGGTGTTCTTCACCGGCAACCAGCCCGGCGCCTCGCCCCCCGGCACCCACGGCGCGCCGATGCGCGGCCCGGTGCCGGTCCCCCCGCCGACCAGCGTGCCGTTCAACCCCGACATTGCCGACGCCAATTCGGGCACTTTCTATTCGGCGATGAGCAATCTCGATTTCGAGATCGGCGAAGGCAATCCGGCGGCGACCGCGGTGCGTTTCCACACCGGCCAGCACAGCTATCTCAGCCATATCGATTTCCGGCTGGGGTCGGCGCTGGCGGGCATTTACCAGGTCGGCAATCTCGGCTTCGACCTGCGCTTCCACGGCGGACGCTATGGCATCCTGACCGAGAAAACCTCGCCCGCCTGGCAATATACGCTGCTCGATTCCGAATTCGACGGCCAGCGCGATGCCGCGATCCGTGAGCATGAGGCGGGGCTGACCCTGGTCAACACCGTGCTGCGCAACGTGCCGGTCGGGATCGAGATCGACAAGGGCTATGGCGACTGGCTGTGGGGCAAGGATGTCCGCTTCGAGAATGTGTCGAAGGCGGGGATCGTCATCAGCAACGAAGGCAATGCCTATACCCAGATCGGGTTCGACAATGCCACCGCGCGGGGCACCCCGGTCTTCGCGCGCTTCCGCGACAGCGGCAAGGCGGTGCCGGGGTCGGAGGCGCCCTATCGCGTCAAGGAATTCACCTATGGCCTGACCCTGCCCGGCCTCGGTCAGCCCGGCAGCACTGCGACGCGCATGGCGATCGCCCCGCTCAAGGCGCTGCCCCGACGCCGCGACGCCGCACTCCGCGCGCTCCCTGCGGTGGCCGGCTGGAGCAATGTCCGCACGCTCGGTGCCAAGGGCGACAATGCCACCGACGATACCGCCGCGATCCAGCGCGCGATCGACAGCCACCGCGTGGTCTATTTCCCCAGCGGCTTCTACCGCGTCACCGACACGCTGAAGCTGCGCCCCGACAGCGTCCTGATCGGCCTCCACCCCAGCCGGACCCAGATCGTGCTGGCCGACGACAGCCCTGGCTTTCGCGGGATCGGCTCGGCACGCGCGCTGATCGAAAGCGCGAAGGGGGGCGATGCGATCGTCTCCGGCCTCGGCCTCGCCACCGGCGGAGTCAATCCGCGCGCGACGGCGCTGTTGTGGAGGGCGGGGGCGCGCTCGCTGGTCGACGACGTCAAGTTCCAGGGCGGGCACGGCACCAATCTCTACGACGGCACTCGCTTCGATCCGTACAACGCCAACCACACGAGCGACGCCGATCCGAAGAAGCGCTGGGACGGCCAATATCCCTCGCTGTGGGTGACCGACGGCGGCGGCGGCACCTTCAACGGACTGTGGACGCCCAACACCTATGCCTCGGCGGGGCTGCTGGTGTCGGATACCGATACGCCGGGGATCGTCTATCAGATGTCGGCGGAGCATCATGTCCGCGCCGAGATCGTGCTGGATCGCGTCCGCAACTGGGAATTCCTAGCGCCGCAGACCGAGGAGGAAGCGGGCGAGGGGCGCAGCACGATCGCGTTCGACATCCGCAATTCGCGCAACATCCTGTTCGCCAATCTCCACGCCTATCGCGTCACCCGCACGCTCCAGCCCGCGCCGGTCGCAGTGCAGATCGAGGGCTCGACCGACATCCGCTTCCGCAATGTCCATGTGAATGCCGAAAGCGGCTTTTCGACCTGCGACGCCAATGGCTGCGGCACCTATTTGCGCGCGAGCAAATATCCCTATTCGAATGCGATCCGCGACGTGACGCGCGGCGGCGAAGTGCGCGAGCGTGAGTTCGCGGTGCTCGACGTGACCGACGCGCCCCCGCCCGCCGCCGCGCCGACGCTGGCGCCGGTGCGCAAGCTGGCGGACGGCTTCGCGGCGCTGGGCGGGGGTGCGGTGGATGCGGCGGGGCGGCTCTATTTCGTCGATCGCCTGTCGCACCGCATTCATGGCTGGACCGAAGCCGGCGGGCTGACCACCATCGCCGATGCCCCGCTCGATCCGGTCAACCTGGCGGTCGATCGCTCGGGCGACCTGCTCGTGCTGTCGTCGGACGGGCCAGAGGGCAGCGTGTACAGCATCGCGCCGGACAAGCCGAACGCCGTGCGGGTGATCGCGCCGACTCCCGTGTCGGAACGCCGCAATGCCCGCGTCGCGCTCCCCGGCAGCTTCTGGGTCAATGGCGAGTTCCGCGACCAATATGACTCCGCGACCGACCAATTCACGACCCTGGCGGAGATGTTCGCGCGCGACGCGGCGGCGCCAAAGCCCCGCGAATATGTCTCCCCCGACGGCAGCCTGGTCCTCCCGGCGTATCGCGTGTGGCAACAGGGGCCCGACAATCATCTCGGCTGGCGTTTCTCCGACACGCTCGACACCTATGGCTGGACCGGCGGCACCGTCGGCGCGCGGGTGTACGTCGCCAATGCCTCGGAGAACCGCAGCTATTCGGCGCTGCTCGGGGTCGGCGGCGCCCTGACCGATCTCAGGCCATTCGCGGCGCGCGGCGGCGAGAGCGTCGTCGCCGGGCCGGACAGGCGCGTGTACATCGCCAATGGTCAGGTCTTCGTCCACGCAGCGGACGGCGCGGAACTGGGCCGAATCGATGTGCCCGAACGCCCGCTGCACCTGCTGTTCGGCGGTCGCGACGGGCGCACGCTGTTCATCCTCACCCACCACGCGGTCTACGCCGCCACCCCCTGA
- a CDS encoding TonB-dependent receptor plug domain-containing protein, with product MIGTFSFDRRSLAHLRDSATSVAALAAALACTPALAQTAPDPVAQTVPDAPEAQDDAGEIIVTGTRILSSGFTAPTPTTIIGEEEIARNAQPNIFNAVIQLPSLQGSTGASTGTFSTSSGTQGLSSFSLRGLGTIRTLTLLDGQRVVGANVTGVPDISMFPQLLVKRVDVVTGGASASYGSDAVGGVVNFITDTRFTGFKANVQGGITTYGDDAQALVQAAVGKALFDDRLHLIASAEYDHEDGVGPGDFGTDLAGKRDWYRATTLFNTGQTNNGLPQFVVGDYAQPYQYARYGLINNGPLQGIAFDVNGTPYNFNYGSGGVPQGNGRVSNCYPGNSFCVGGDLSGAPGSGASLKSALERINGFGRIGYDFADDNEVYFTANIAQVKTSNQPSPGYNRPNLTVQCANPFLPQLVRDRCASAGITSFNFGSSNGNFPDPKVSTDRRQYRFVGGVKGKFGVGGSDWRYDAYYAHGTTIADIDVDTIVLQNRYVAATNAITLNGAIVCADAAARAAGCQPINIFGGMAPSAAALAYVTPENGPFQHTKLTQDVASLNFSGEPLNLWAGPLSVAFGGEYRKEYYRVTGDPYGAGVTSVSPNSAAYPADPLLNAPLGSNWAAGNYKNGTGKYDVYEGFLELNLPLFNSDAIGRANLNGAGRVTHYSTSGTVWAWKVGGTWDTPVDGIRLRAVTSRDVRAPNLSELFAAPTVTTLPSFNDPFNNVAVQAFQNTVGNPNLKPEIARNTELGIVYSKPSWLPGLSLSFDYYSIKLDGVISTLSADQIVRFCYEGNQAFCGGFVLNSPVQGGNYINVQPFNLASWKTSGFDIEASYRWQRPLGLPGSFTLRALGTHVREFIVDAGIAGVDKVDQAGANSGNTPSWKWLAVQSYSNDSFSFNVQERWFSDGVFGNQYVVCTSACPVSTGNHPTIDRNRMKGAFYVDIGGSVNFTNEISSFFKVDNLFDHDPEAMPQTNTGLDVNPALYDTLGRTYRVGVRARF from the coding sequence ATGATCGGGACATTTTCATTCGACCGTCGATCGCTGGCGCATCTGCGTGATAGCGCTACCAGCGTGGCCGCGCTCGCCGCCGCGCTCGCCTGCACCCCGGCCCTTGCCCAGACCGCGCCCGATCCGGTCGCCCAGACCGTCCCCGATGCGCCCGAGGCCCAGGACGACGCGGGTGAGATCATCGTCACCGGCACGCGTATCCTGTCGAGCGGGTTCACCGCGCCCACGCCGACGACGATCATCGGCGAAGAGGAAATCGCCCGCAACGCACAGCCCAATATCTTCAACGCAGTGATCCAGCTGCCGTCGCTCCAGGGCTCGACCGGTGCCTCGACCGGCACGTTCAGCACGTCGAGCGGGACGCAGGGGCTCAGCTCCTTCTCGCTGCGTGGCCTCGGCACGATCCGCACGCTGACGCTGCTCGACGGCCAGCGCGTCGTCGGCGCGAACGTGACCGGCGTTCCCGATATCAGCATGTTCCCGCAATTGCTGGTCAAGCGCGTCGACGTCGTCACCGGCGGCGCCTCCGCCTCCTATGGCTCGGACGCGGTCGGCGGCGTGGTCAACTTCATCACCGATACGCGCTTCACGGGCTTCAAGGCCAATGTCCAGGGCGGCATCACCACCTATGGCGACGATGCCCAGGCGCTCGTCCAGGCGGCGGTGGGCAAGGCGCTGTTCGACGATCGGCTGCACCTGATCGCCAGCGCCGAATATGATCATGAGGACGGCGTCGGCCCCGGCGATTTCGGCACCGATCTGGCGGGCAAGCGCGACTGGTATCGCGCCACCACCTTGTTCAACACCGGCCAGACCAACAACGGCCTGCCGCAATTCGTCGTCGGCGATTACGCCCAGCCCTATCAATATGCGCGCTACGGCCTGATCAACAACGGCCCGCTCCAGGGCATTGCCTTCGACGTCAACGGCACGCCCTATAATTTCAACTATGGCTCGGGCGGCGTGCCGCAGGGCAATGGCCGGGTGAGCAATTGCTATCCGGGCAACAGCTTCTGCGTCGGCGGCGACCTTTCGGGCGCGCCGGGTTCGGGCGCGTCGCTCAAATCGGCGCTGGAGCGGATCAACGGCTTCGGGCGGATCGGCTATGATTTCGCCGACGACAATGAAGTCTATTTCACTGCGAACATCGCGCAGGTGAAGACGAGCAACCAGCCGAGCCCCGGCTATAATCGCCCGAACCTGACGGTGCAGTGCGCCAACCCGTTCCTGCCGCAGCTGGTGCGCGATCGCTGCGCATCGGCGGGGATCACGTCGTTCAACTTCGGGTCGAGCAACGGCAATTTCCCCGATCCCAAGGTCAGTACCGATCGCCGTCAGTATCGCTTCGTCGGCGGCGTGAAGGGCAAGTTCGGCGTGGGCGGATCGGATTGGCGTTACGACGCCTATTATGCGCATGGCACGACGATCGCCGATATCGACGTCGACACGATCGTCCTGCAGAACCGCTATGTCGCCGCGACCAATGCGATCACGCTGAACGGCGCGATCGTATGCGCCGATGCCGCGGCGCGCGCGGCGGGGTGTCAGCCGATCAACATCTTCGGCGGGATGGCGCCCTCGGCGGCGGCGCTCGCCTATGTCACGCCCGAAAACGGCCCGTTCCAGCACACCAAGCTGACTCAGGACGTCGCCAGCCTCAACTTCTCGGGCGAGCCGCTCAATCTGTGGGCGGGGCCGCTGTCGGTCGCGTTCGGCGGCGAGTATCGCAAGGAATATTACCGCGTGACCGGCGACCCCTATGGCGCCGGGGTGACGAGCGTCAGCCCCAACAGCGCGGCCTATCCGGCCGATCCGCTGCTCAACGCACCTTTGGGCAGCAATTGGGCGGCGGGCAATTACAAGAACGGCACCGGAAAATACGATGTTTACGAAGGATTCCTGGAGCTTAACCTGCCCCTGTTCAACAGCGACGCGATCGGTCGTGCCAATTTGAACGGCGCGGGCCGGGTGACGCATTACAGCACGTCGGGCACCGTCTGGGCGTGGAAGGTCGGCGGCACCTGGGACACGCCGGTCGACGGCATCCGGCTGCGCGCAGTCACGTCGCGCGACGTCCGCGCGCCGAATCTGTCCGAACTGTTCGCCGCGCCGACCGTCACGACGCTCCCCAGCTTCAACGATCCTTTCAACAACGTCGCAGTCCAGGCATTCCAGAACACCGTCGGCAACCCCAATCTGAAGCCCGAAATCGCGCGCAACACCGAATTGGGCATCGTCTATTCAAAGCCTTCGTGGCTGCCGGGGCTCAGCCTGTCTTTCGACTATTACAGCATCAAGCTGGACGGCGTGATTTCGACGCTGTCGGCGGACCAGATCGTGCGCTTCTGCTATGAGGGGAACCAGGCGTTCTGCGGCGGCTTCGTGCTCAACAGCCCGGTGCAGGGCGGCAATTACATCAACGTCCAGCCGTTCAACCTCGCCTCGTGGAAGACCAGCGGGTTCGACATCGAGGCGAGCTATCGGTGGCAGCGTCCGCTGGGCCTGCCGGGCAGCTTCACGCTCCGCGCGCTCGGCACGCATGTCCGCGAGTTCATCGTCGACGCGGGAATCGCCGGGGTCGACAAGGTCGACCAGGCGGGTGCCAATTCGGGCAACACGCCCAGTTGGAAATGGCTGGCGGTCCAGAGCTACAGCAACGACAGCTTCAGCTTCAACGTCCAGGAGCGCTGGTTCTCGGACGGGGTGTTCGGCAACCAATATGTCGTCTGCACTTCGGCCTGCCCCGTCTCGACCGGCAACCACCCGACGATCGACCGTAATAGGATGAAGGGCGCCTTCTATGTCGATATCGGTGGTTCGGTGAATTTCACCAATGAAATCAGTAGCTTCTTCAAAGTCGACAATCTCTTCGACCACGACCCGGAGGCGATGCCGCAAACCAATACCGGGCTCGACGTCAATCCCGCGCTCTACGACACGCTGGGCCGCACCTATCGTGTCGGGGTGCGCGCGCGGTTCTGA
- a CDS encoding helix-turn-helix domain-containing protein: MKGTFHESRQPEAPRIATDASGAAVQLTPTQLKVMRGVGSGQLNKQIAFDLGIAEATVKAHMTALMRKLNVRNRTQVAIAAQSLSRHAS, translated from the coding sequence ATGAAAGGGACCTTCCACGAATCCCGCCAGCCAGAGGCGCCGCGCATCGCGACCGATGCCTCGGGCGCCGCGGTCCAGCTGACCCCGACCCAGCTCAAGGTGATGCGCGGGGTGGGATCGGGACAGCTCAACAAGCAGATCGCGTTCGACCTGGGCATCGCCGAGGCGACGGTGAAGGCGCACATGACCGCGCTGATGCGCAAGCTCAATGTGCGCAACCGGACGCAGGTGGCGATCGCGGCACAGTCGCTCTCGCGCCACGCATCCTGA